The proteins below are encoded in one region of Roseomonas marmotae:
- a CDS encoding phage tail assembly protein: MIEGSVSIELSRPLDISGAKVSVLQMREPTVEDQLVADKMGGDNRQTEIVLFANLCGVTPDDIKHMSLRDYRKVQQAFMGFIN, translated from the coding sequence ATGATCGAGGGATCTGTAAGCATCGAACTGAGCCGCCCGCTCGACATCTCTGGGGCGAAGGTTTCCGTGCTCCAGATGAGGGAGCCGACCGTTGAGGATCAGCTCGTGGCTGACAAGATGGGCGGGGACAACCGGCAGACGGAAATCGTCCTGTTTGCGAACCTCTGCGGCGTCACGCCGGACGACATCAAGCACATGAGCCTGCGCGATTACCGAAAGGTCCAGCAGGCATTCATGGGTTTTATCAACTGA